In Marmota flaviventris isolate mMarFla1 chromosome 17, mMarFla1.hap1, whole genome shotgun sequence, a single genomic region encodes these proteins:
- the Dusp3 gene encoding dual specificity protein phosphatase 3: MSGPFELSVQDLNDLLSDGSGCYSLPSQPCNEVTPRIYVGNASVAQDIPKLQKLGITHVLNAAEGRSFMHVNTNANFYKDSGIIYLGIKANDTQEFNLSAYFERAADFIDQGLAQKNGRVLVHCREGYSRSPTLVIAYLMMRQKMDVKSALSIVRQNREIGPNDGFLAQLCQLNDRLVKEGKLKL; encoded by the exons ATGTCGGGCCCGTTCGAGCTCTCGGTACAGGATCTCAACGACTTGCTCTCGGACGGCAGCGGCTGCTACAGCCTCCCGAGCCAGCCGTGCAACGAGGTCACCCCGAGGATCTACGTGGGCAACGC GTCTGTGGCTCAAGACATCCCCAAGCTGCAGAAACTGGGCATCACTCATGTCCTGAACGCTGCTGAAGGCAGGTCCTTCATGCATGTCAACACCAATGCCAACTTCTACAAGGACTCTGGCATCATCTACCTGGGCATCAAGGCCAATGACACACAGGAGTTCAACCTAAGTGCTTATTTTGAAAGGGCTGCAGACTTCATTGACCAGGGTTTGGCTCAAAAGAATG GCCGGGTGCTTGTCCACTGCCGTGAGGGTTACAGCCGCTCCCCAACACTAGTCATTGCGTACCTCATGATGCGTCAGAAGATGGACGTCAAGTCTGCCTTGAGCATCGTGAGGCAGAACCGTGAGATCGGCCCCAACGATGGTTTCCTGGCCCAACTTTGCCAGCTTAATGACAGACTAGTCAAGGAGGGGAAGTTGAAACTCTAG
- the Sost gene encoding sclerostin: MQLSLALCLVCLLVHTAFHVVEGQGWQAFKNDATEIIPELGEYPEPPPELENKTMNRAENGGRPPHHPFEAKDVSEYSCRELHFTRYVTDGPCRSAKPVTELVCSGQCGPARLLPNAIGRGKWWRPSGPDFRCIPDRYRAQRVQLLCPGGAAARSRKVRLVASCKCKRLTRFHNQSELKDFGPETARPQKGRKPRPRARGAKANQAELENAY, encoded by the exons ATGCAGCTCTCTCTAGCCCTGTGTCTCGTATGCCTGCTGGTGCACACAGCCTTCCATGTGGTGGAGGGTCAGGGATGGCAGGCCTTCAAGAATGACGCCACGGAAATCATCCCTGAGCTCGGAGAGTACCCTGAGCCCCCGCCAGAACTGGAGAACAAGACCATGAACCGGGCGGAAAACGGAGGGAGGCCTCCCCACCACCCCTTTGAGGCCAAAG ACGTGTCCGAGTACAGCTGCCGGGAGCTGCACTTCACCCGCTACGTGACGGACGGGCCGTGCCGCAGCGCCAAACCGGTCACCGAGCTGGTGTGCTCGGGCCAGTGTGGCCCCGCGCGCCTGCTGCCCAATGCCATCGGCCGCGGCAAGTGGTGGCGCCCGAGCGGGCCCGACTTTCGCTGCATCCCCGACCGCTACCGCGCCCAGCGGGTGCAGCTGCTGTGTCCCGGCGGCGCGGCAGCGCGCTCGCGCAAAGTGCGCCTGGTGGCCTCTTGCAAGTGCAAGCGCCTCACCCGCTTCCACAACCAGTCGGAGCTCAAGGACTTCGGGCCCGAGACCGCGCGGCCGCAGAAAGGTCGGAAGCCCAGGCCCCGCGCCCGGGGCGCCAAAGCCAACCAGGCGGAGCTGGAGAACGCCTACTAG
- the Cfap97d1 gene encoding sperm axonemal maintenance protein CFAP97D1 — protein MNNSLDYLAYPVIVSNHRQSTTFRKKLDLGHYILHRNRIQIVKPAVDTKPPMAHTHHILKLSRLQGEQKRIDKIEYENKQLCQKIANAHRGPAQVDCWNEYYSKSLNRETRNRELVRITVENQGILKRLGDRKPHYDRWASEIDWQNSRRYIKNTTRYLLSQDE, from the exons ATGAACAATTCCCTGGATTATCTGGCCTACCCTGTTATCGTCTCTAATCATAGGCAAAGCACAACTTTCAGGAAAAAGCTGGACCTTGGCCACTACATACTTCACAGGAATAGAATACAGATAG TAAAGCCTGCGGTCGATACCAAACCTCCAATGGCGCACAcacatcacattttaaaattgagcaGACTACAG GGTGAACAAAAGAGAATCGACAAAATCGAGTATGAAAATAAGCAACTGTGTCAGAAAATTGCCAATGCCCATCGGGGCCCTGCCCAGGTGGACTGCTGGAATGAATACTATTCCAAAAG CTTAAACAGAGAAACAAGGAACCGCGAACTGGTGAGAATTACTGTGGAAAACCAGGGCATTCTGAAGAGGCTTGGTGATCGCAAACCCCACTATGACCGCTGGGCATCTGAGATAGACTGGCAG AATTCAAGGCGTTATATCAAAAATACAACAAGATATCTTCTCTCCCAAGATGAGTAG